In Plodia interpunctella isolate USDA-ARS_2022_Savannah chromosome 1, ilPloInte3.2, whole genome shotgun sequence, one DNA window encodes the following:
- the LOC128683595 gene encoding long-chain fatty acid transport protein 4-like isoform X2: MLLALSALAAAGAVTWLYDSWQTSLQVMAIIIAVYIVIFFYRWIYVAILTAPRDLKALYCYLKILWLTRTLNKKNWSMPDIFHEHVKKHPNKACFLFEEETWSFQKVEEFSLRVSAVLKKQGVKKDDVVAVMMSNCPELPSTWLGIARVGGVSPLINTNQTGNTLLHSINIAHCNCVIYGSEFEAAFQEISKELDPKIKLFKFTRRPLNTSPDSVKVVDSPDDFTSLLETTPPAPWTLSEGGGFNGKLLYIYTSGTTGLPKAAVISSSRMVFMTSGVYHLGGLTKSDVIYCPMPLYHSAGGCITIGQACIFGCTIAIKAKFSASNYFKDCIKYKATAAHYIGEMCRYILATPPSPTDKQHKVRVVYGNGMRPAIWTDFVKRFNIKRVSEFYGATEGNANIVNVNNRTGSIGFVSRIIPGVYPIAILKVDQETGEPIRNSKGLCMLAKPNEPGVFIGKINPNLPSRAYLGYVDKSASEKKIVRDVFSYGDSAFISGDILVADELGYLYFRDRTGDTFRWRGENVSTTEVEAAISRVIDQRDAVVYGVEVPNTEGRAGMCGIVDVNETLDVDKLAKDLEKDLPKYARPIFIRIMTSVDMTGTFKMRKVDLVKEGFNPAVVKDKLFYFDPQKNKYITLDQEVYNKIESGQIRL, translated from the exons ATGTTGCTGGCTCTGTCGGCGCTGGCGGCGGCGGGGGCGGTCACCTGGTTGTACGACAGCTGGCAGACCAGCCTACAAGTCATGGCCATCATCATAGCCGTGTACATCGTCATATTCTTCTATAGGTGGATCTACGTCGCTATTCTGACTGCGCCTAGAGATTTAAA AGCCCTCTACTGCtaccttaaaatattatggctGACGCGGACTTTGAACAAGAAGAACTGGTCAATGCCGGACATCTTCCACGAGCACGTGAAGAAACACCCTAACAAGGCGTGCTTCTTATTTGAAGAAGAGACTTGGTCCTTCCAAAAG GTGGAAGAGTTCAGTCTCCGCGTCTCAGCTGTTCTAAAGAAACAGGGAGTAAAGAAGGACGATGTCGTGGCTGTGATGATGAGCAATTGTCCAGAATTGCCCTCCACCTGGCTGGGAATCGCCCGCGTCGGTGGGGTGTCACCCCTCATCAACACCAACCAGACTGGCAACACATTGCTGCACTCCATCAACATTGCACACTGCAACTGTGTCATCTACGGGTCGGAGTTTGAAGCCG CTTTCCAAGAGATATCAAAGGAGTTGGATcccaaaataaaactattcaaattCACACGTCGTCCTCTGAACACGTCACCAGACTCGGTGAAAGTGGTGGATTCTCCGGATGACTTCACCTCCTTGCTGGAGACTACACCACCTGCGCCGTGGACCCTATCAGAAGGCGGTGGTTTTAATGGAAAACTTCTTTACATATATACCTCTGGAACCACTGGGTTACCAAAGGCTGCTGTTATTTCGTCATCAAG GATGGTGTTCATGACCTCCGGGGTCTATCACCTCGGCGGGCTGACGAAGTCAGACGTGATCTACTGCCCCATGCCGCTGTACCACTCTGCTGGCGGCTGTATCACCATAGGCCAAGCCTGCATCTTCGGCTGCACCATCGCCATCAAGGCCAAGTTTTCCGCGTCCAACTACTTCAAGGACTGCATCAAATACAAGGCTACA GCCGCCCATTACATCGGCGAGATGTGCCGCTACATCCTGGCGACGCCGCCGTCACCCACCGACAAGCAGCACAAGGTTCGGGTGGTCTACGGCAACGGCATGAGGCCCGCG ATCTGGACAGATTTCGTCAAAAGGTTCAATATAAAGAGAGTGAGCGAGTTCTATGGAGCAACGGAAGGCAACGCAAACATTG TGAATGTGAACAACAGGACAGGGTCGATAGGCTTCGTGTCCCGCATCATCCCAGGTGTGTACCCCATCGCCATCCTGAAGGTGGACCAGGAGACCGGCGAGCCCATAAGGAACTCCAAAGGACTTTGCatg TTGGCGAAGCCCAACGAGCCAGGCGTGTTCATCGGCAAGATCAACCCCAACCTGCCGTCGCGGGCGTACCTCGGCTACGTGGACAAGTCCGCGTCCGAGAAGAAGATCGTACGGGACGTGTTCTCGTATGGAGACTCCGCCTTTATTTCAG GCGACATCCTGGTGGCGGACGAGCTGGGCTACCTGTACTTCCGGGACCGCACCGGCGACACGTTCCGCTGGCGCGGCGAGAACGTcagcaccaccgaggtcgaggCCGCCATCTCCAGGGTCATTGACCAGAGAGACGCCGTTGTTTATGGTGTTGAG GTTCCAAACACTGAGGGCCGTGCTGGCATGTGTGGCATCGTAGATGTGAATGAGACACTAGACGTCGACAAGCTGGCCAAAGATCTGGAAAAAGACCTGCCCAAATATGCCAGACCCATTTTCATCAGAATCATGACAAGTGTGGATATGACCG GGACTTTCAAAATGAGGAAAGTGGACCTAGTCAAAGAGGGATTCAACCCCGCAGTGGTGAAAGATAAGTTGTTCTATTTCGACccgcaaaaaaataaatacattacgtTAGATCAAGAAGTGTACAACAAAATAGAATCGGGCCAAATTAGACTGTGA
- the LOC128683657 gene encoding long-chain fatty acid transport protein 4-like: MFVAAAITAACFAVWIYHGFLWAVAASILLVLLYGVLFHSRWCYIAIKTVKRDTRALISYFKILWVAFKFTRKDWTIPDIFHDVVRRHPNKRCFLFQDEVWTFKEVEDYSLRMTAVLRSQGIGKGRIVGLLMNNCPQMPAIWLGNARVGAITPLINTNQRGNALLHSINIAKCDALIFSEEYLPAIQDISNQLEPSLKLFKFSHRPLNPSTPQPPIGDAIADLTYLLETTAPAPWTLADAEGFNGKLLYIYTSGTTGLPKAAVISNARFVFMVSGIYFMGLKSSDEVYCPLPLYHTAGGVVSVGQALIMGCTVVLKKKFSASQFFPDCAKYNATAAHYIGEMCRYVLATPPSPADTQHKVRIIYGNGLRPQIWNDFIKRFNIKHVTEFYGATEGNANILNTDGTPGAVGFVSRIIPKVYPIAIIKVDQETGEPIRDYNGLCQVAAPNEPGVFIGKISANNPSRQYLGYVDRAASAKKVVRDVFTKGDAAFISGDILVADELGYLYFRDRTGDTFRWRGENVSTTEVEAAISRVAAHRDAVVFGVLVPNIEGRAGMCGIVDADGTLDLEQLYRDLTNELPGYARPVFLRVMASVDLTGTFKMKKTDIQKEGFDPTLVKNDKLYYLDTKLGRYVPLGPEEYQKINSGQIRL, encoded by the exons ATGTTTGTTGCAGCCGCTATTACAGCGGCTTGTTTCGCCGTCTGGATTTATCATGGTTTCCTGTGGGCCGTGGCTGCTTCTATCCTTCTAGTGCTTTTATATGGTGTACTTTTCCATTCAAGATGGTGTTATATTGCGATTAAAACAGTTAAAAGAGATACGAG gGCACTCATctcttatttcaaaatattatgggTGGCCTTTAAGTTTACAAGAAAAGACTGGACTATTCCGGATATATTCCATGATGTGGTGCGACGGCATCCAAACAAGAGATGCTTCTTGTTCCAGGATGAAGTGTGGACTTTCAAAGAG GTGGAAGACTACAGTTTGCGCATGACTGCCGTGCTCCGCTCCCAGGGCATCGGCAAGGGCCGCATCGTTGGCTTGCTCATGAACAACTGCCCCCAAATGCCTGCCATTTGGCTGGGCAATGCTCGTGTCGGTGCTATCACACCTCTGATCAACACCAACCAGCGCGGTAATGCGTTGCTGCATTCGATTAATATTGCGAAGTGTGATGCGCTTATTTTCTCTGAAGAATACCTCCCTG CCATTCAAGACATTTCAAACCAGCTGGAGCCATCTCTCAAGCTGTTCAAGTTCTCGCATCGCCCCCTCAACCCCTCTACCCCGCAACCTCCTATAGGGGACGCCATCGCAGACCTGACTTACTTGCTGGAAACCACCGCCCCTGCCCCCTGGACCTTGGCTGACGCCGAAGGGTTCAATGGAAAACTTCTATACATTTACACATCAGGAACTACAGGGTTGCCTAAGGCTGCAGTAATATCCAATGCCAG ATTCGTGTTCATGGTGAGCGGCATCTACTTCATGGGTCTGAAGAGTTCGGACGAGGTGTATTGCCCGTTGCCGCTGTACCACACGGCCGGCGGCGTCGTCAGCGTGGGCCAGGCCCTCATCATGGGCTGCACCGTCGTCCTGAAAAAGAAGTTCTCCGCTTCACAGTTCTTCCCCGACTGCGCCAAATACAATGCCACT GCGGCGCACTACATCGGCGAGATGTGTCGCTACGTGCTGGCCACGCCGCCCTCGCCCGCCGACACGCAACACAAAGTGCGCATCATCTACGGCAACGGACTACGACCTCAG atctGGAATGATTTCATCAAGAGGTTCAATATCAAGCACGTGACAGAGTTTTATGGAGCCACAGAAGGGAATGCGAACATAT TGAACACGGACGGCACACCGGGCGCGGTTGGTTTCGTGTCCCGTATCATCCCCAAGGTGTACCCCATCGCGATCATCAAGGTGGACCAGGAGACTGGGGAACCGATCCGAGATTACAACGGACTTTGTCAG GTGGCGGCACCGAACGAGCCCGGCGTGTTTATCGGCAAGATATCTGCCAACAACCCGTCGCGGCAGTACCTGGGCTACGTGGACCGGGCGGCCTCGGCCAAGAAGGTCGTCAGGGACGTCTTCACCAAAGGGGACGCCGCTTTTATATCTG GCGACATCCTGGTGGCGGACGAGCTGGGCTACCTGTACTTCCGGGACCGCACCGGCGACACGTTCCGCTGGCGCGGCGAGAACGTcagcaccaccgaggtcgaggCCGCCATCTCCAGGGTCGCCGCGCACAGGGACGCTGTGGTCTTCGGCGTTctg GTGCCAAACATCGAAGGTCGGGCAGGCATGTGCGGTATAGTGGACGCGGACGGGACTCTCGACCTGGAGCAGCTGTACCGGGACCTCACCAACGAACTCCCGGGATACGCCAGACCTGTGTTCCTGAGGGTCATGGCCAGCGTCGACCTCACGG GTACGTTCAAAATGAAGAAAACCGACATTCAAAAGGAGGGCTTCGACCCGACCCTGGTAAAGAACGACAAACTGTACTATTTAGACACGAAACTCGGTAGGTACGTGCCCCTCGGCCCTGAGGAATACCAGAAAATCAACAGCGGCCAAATTAGACTGTGA
- the LOC128683595 gene encoding long-chain fatty acid transport protein 4-like isoform X1 codes for MTSYEVTVDNNMNKTESNNKNKSSQDVEKGKKVDDDSSTPWLKIIGMLLALSALAAAGAVTWLYDSWQTSLQVMAIIIAVYIVIFFYRWIYVAILTAPRDLKALYCYLKILWLTRTLNKKNWSMPDIFHEHVKKHPNKACFLFEEETWSFQKVEEFSLRVSAVLKKQGVKKDDVVAVMMSNCPELPSTWLGIARVGGVSPLINTNQTGNTLLHSINIAHCNCVIYGSEFEAAFQEISKELDPKIKLFKFTRRPLNTSPDSVKVVDSPDDFTSLLETTPPAPWTLSEGGGFNGKLLYIYTSGTTGLPKAAVISSSRMVFMTSGVYHLGGLTKSDVIYCPMPLYHSAGGCITIGQACIFGCTIAIKAKFSASNYFKDCIKYKATAAHYIGEMCRYILATPPSPTDKQHKVRVVYGNGMRPAIWTDFVKRFNIKRVSEFYGATEGNANIVNVNNRTGSIGFVSRIIPGVYPIAILKVDQETGEPIRNSKGLCMLAKPNEPGVFIGKINPNLPSRAYLGYVDKSASEKKIVRDVFSYGDSAFISGDILVADELGYLYFRDRTGDTFRWRGENVSTTEVEAAISRVIDQRDAVVYGVEVPNTEGRAGMCGIVDVNETLDVDKLAKDLEKDLPKYARPIFIRIMTSVDMTGTFKMRKVDLVKEGFNPAVVKDKLFYFDPQKNKYITLDQEVYNKIESGQIRL; via the exons atgacAAGCTACGAAGTGACCGTAGACAACAACATGAACAAGACTGAATCAAATAACAag AACAAATCAAGTCAAGACGTCGAGAAAGGGAAAAAGGTTGACGACGATTCTTCGACACCTTGGCTGAAAATCATAGGGATGTTGCTGGCTCTGTCGGCGCTGGCGGCGGCGGGGGCGGTCACCTGGTTGTACGACAGCTGGCAGACCAGCCTACAAGTCATGGCCATCATCATAGCCGTGTACATCGTCATATTCTTCTATAGGTGGATCTACGTCGCTATTCTGACTGCGCCTAGAGATTTAAA AGCCCTCTACTGCtaccttaaaatattatggctGACGCGGACTTTGAACAAGAAGAACTGGTCAATGCCGGACATCTTCCACGAGCACGTGAAGAAACACCCTAACAAGGCGTGCTTCTTATTTGAAGAAGAGACTTGGTCCTTCCAAAAG GTGGAAGAGTTCAGTCTCCGCGTCTCAGCTGTTCTAAAGAAACAGGGAGTAAAGAAGGACGATGTCGTGGCTGTGATGATGAGCAATTGTCCAGAATTGCCCTCCACCTGGCTGGGAATCGCCCGCGTCGGTGGGGTGTCACCCCTCATCAACACCAACCAGACTGGCAACACATTGCTGCACTCCATCAACATTGCACACTGCAACTGTGTCATCTACGGGTCGGAGTTTGAAGCCG CTTTCCAAGAGATATCAAAGGAGTTGGATcccaaaataaaactattcaaattCACACGTCGTCCTCTGAACACGTCACCAGACTCGGTGAAAGTGGTGGATTCTCCGGATGACTTCACCTCCTTGCTGGAGACTACACCACCTGCGCCGTGGACCCTATCAGAAGGCGGTGGTTTTAATGGAAAACTTCTTTACATATATACCTCTGGAACCACTGGGTTACCAAAGGCTGCTGTTATTTCGTCATCAAG GATGGTGTTCATGACCTCCGGGGTCTATCACCTCGGCGGGCTGACGAAGTCAGACGTGATCTACTGCCCCATGCCGCTGTACCACTCTGCTGGCGGCTGTATCACCATAGGCCAAGCCTGCATCTTCGGCTGCACCATCGCCATCAAGGCCAAGTTTTCCGCGTCCAACTACTTCAAGGACTGCATCAAATACAAGGCTACA GCCGCCCATTACATCGGCGAGATGTGCCGCTACATCCTGGCGACGCCGCCGTCACCCACCGACAAGCAGCACAAGGTTCGGGTGGTCTACGGCAACGGCATGAGGCCCGCG ATCTGGACAGATTTCGTCAAAAGGTTCAATATAAAGAGAGTGAGCGAGTTCTATGGAGCAACGGAAGGCAACGCAAACATTG TGAATGTGAACAACAGGACAGGGTCGATAGGCTTCGTGTCCCGCATCATCCCAGGTGTGTACCCCATCGCCATCCTGAAGGTGGACCAGGAGACCGGCGAGCCCATAAGGAACTCCAAAGGACTTTGCatg TTGGCGAAGCCCAACGAGCCAGGCGTGTTCATCGGCAAGATCAACCCCAACCTGCCGTCGCGGGCGTACCTCGGCTACGTGGACAAGTCCGCGTCCGAGAAGAAGATCGTACGGGACGTGTTCTCGTATGGAGACTCCGCCTTTATTTCAG GCGACATCCTGGTGGCGGACGAGCTGGGCTACCTGTACTTCCGGGACCGCACCGGCGACACGTTCCGCTGGCGCGGCGAGAACGTcagcaccaccgaggtcgaggCCGCCATCTCCAGGGTCATTGACCAGAGAGACGCCGTTGTTTATGGTGTTGAG GTTCCAAACACTGAGGGCCGTGCTGGCATGTGTGGCATCGTAGATGTGAATGAGACACTAGACGTCGACAAGCTGGCCAAAGATCTGGAAAAAGACCTGCCCAAATATGCCAGACCCATTTTCATCAGAATCATGACAAGTGTGGATATGACCG GGACTTTCAAAATGAGGAAAGTGGACCTAGTCAAAGAGGGATTCAACCCCGCAGTGGTGAAAGATAAGTTGTTCTATTTCGACccgcaaaaaaataaatacattacgtTAGATCAAGAAGTGTACAACAAAATAGAATCGGGCCAAATTAGACTGTGA